Proteins encoded in a region of the Pseudothermotoga elfii DSM 9442 = NBRC 107921 genome:
- a CDS encoding YkgJ family cysteine cluster protein, with amino-acid sequence MIDRITDLSNQILKLYEELNQIQKTFPSCNGCKECCNTPSCNIEATILEFIPLAVHFSQMNLLDKWLDKLERTTEEDICVLFDPANPKGGCTYHIFRPLICRLFSASLVIRKNIIQPLSCKYLRSSLINQITNLPNAQDYFSKLLSIDFFLASYRYPINTALKKALEYVGLYYTTGRFTRRSA; translated from the coding sequence ATGATAGATCGGATAACTGATCTTTCAAACCAGATACTCAAATTATATGAAGAACTCAACCAGATTCAAAAAACCTTTCCTTCCTGTAATGGTTGCAAAGAATGCTGCAACACGCCTTCGTGCAATATAGAAGCAACTATTCTTGAGTTTATACCGCTGGCAGTTCATTTTTCCCAGATGAATCTTTTAGATAAGTGGCTTGATAAGCTTGAGAGAACTACAGAAGAGGATATCTGTGTACTTTTTGATCCTGCTAATCCAAAAGGTGGATGCACCTATCATATATTTAGGCCTCTGATTTGCCGGCTATTTTCAGCGAGTCTGGTAATAAGAAAAAATATCATACAACCATTGAGTTGTAAATATCTCCGCAGCAGTCTTATAAACCAAATCACTAATTTGCCAAATGCTCAGGACTATTTTTCAAAACTTCTCTCAATAGATTTCTTTCTTGCTTCGTACAGATATCCCATCAACACTGCCCTGAAAAAAGCTTTGGAATATGTTGGTCTGTATTACACCACAGGAAGATTCACACGCCGCTCGGCATGA
- a CDS encoding sulfurtransferase TusA family protein, with protein sequence MAKYQVAKSLDVRGEVCPVPDVETKRALKEMKPGEILEVWIDYPMSKERIPETVRKLGHEVLEIEEVGNSEWKIYIQVK encoded by the coding sequence ATGGCAAAGTATCAAGTGGCAAAAAGTCTGGATGTTCGTGGAGAAGTCTGTCCTGTTCCAGATGTTGAAACAAAAAGAGCCCTGAAGGAAATGAAACCAGGAGAAATTTTGGAAGTATGGATCGACTATCCCATGTCCAAAGAGAGAATCCCTGAGACAGTCAGGAAATTGGGGCATGAAGTTCTGGAAATTGAAGAAGTTGGCAATAGCGAATGGAAAATCTACATTCAGGTCAAGTAG
- a CDS encoding YeeE/YedE family protein encodes MVWAGLLVGFIFGVILQRGRICFNSAFRDILIFKDNYLMKLAALAIALESISLLLFAQTGLIALNPPALNWLGNILGGYIFGLGMVLAGGCASGVTYRTGEGMTTAWLAAIFYGLTAYATNSGLFSPWKKWISTFNVVVQNNQSIYAPKTGPTLATVLNINPWIVALIFAALLIWYAFGTKTSERSTKLNWIVAAILIAVLAPIAWWTSAKAGRNYGLGITGGWVNLFSVYTNNKPLSWDGAEIIGIILGALISSIAGKEFKLRMPKNPKTYLQVIVGGIFMGFGAATAGGCNIGHFLTGVPQLAISSILASIFFILGNWTMAWILFGKER; translated from the coding sequence ATGGTTTGGGCAGGGCTTTTAGTAGGCTTCATATTTGGAGTGATTCTTCAGCGGGGCAGAATTTGTTTTAATTCCGCGTTCAGAGATATTTTAATCTTTAAAGACAACTATCTTATGAAACTTGCAGCACTCGCCATAGCCCTCGAATCGATCAGCCTCCTTCTGTTTGCTCAAACTGGACTTATAGCATTAAATCCTCCTGCTCTCAATTGGTTGGGAAATATCCTGGGCGGTTACATCTTTGGACTGGGTATGGTTTTAGCAGGTGGCTGTGCTTCTGGAGTAACCTACAGAACCGGTGAAGGCATGACTACAGCTTGGTTGGCAGCTATTTTCTATGGACTAACTGCATATGCAACAAATTCTGGACTTTTCTCACCATGGAAGAAATGGATCAGCACTTTCAACGTTGTTGTACAAAATAATCAATCAATTTATGCGCCAAAAACAGGACCAACCCTGGCAACCGTTTTGAATATTAACCCATGGATTGTTGCCCTAATCTTTGCTGCTCTGCTGATTTGGTATGCTTTTGGAACAAAAACTTCTGAAAGATCAACAAAATTGAACTGGATCGTTGCCGCAATCCTCATAGCGGTACTCGCACCGATTGCTTGGTGGACGAGTGCAAAAGCAGGGAGAAATTACGGACTTGGCATCACAGGTGGTTGGGTTAATCTCTTCAGTGTCTACACCAATAATAAACCACTCTCCTGGGATGGCGCAGAAATAATAGGTATTATTTTGGGGGCACTTATTTCTTCTATCGCCGGCAAAGAATTCAAGCTAAGAATGCCCAAAAACCCAAAAACCTATTTGCAAGTCATTGTTGGTGGAATATTCATGGGTTTTGGAGCTGCAACAGCTGGCGGATGCAATATCGGGCATTTTCTAACGGGCGTTCCCCAGCTGGCTATATCTTCTATATTAGCCTCTATATTCTTCATACTTGGTAACTGGACAATGGCCTGGATATTGTTTGGCAAGGAGAGATGA
- a CDS encoding DsrE/DsrF/TusD sulfur relay family protein — MKITIQVMVQPYTYEDIDTAIKIAEAAVEKGHEVTLFLFADSVICVNKNIKPLKIDRNIPEKLRTLINSGKLKVDICGICMDYRGIKEDMIIDGAKPSGLPELAALLSTTDRFINLMA, encoded by the coding sequence ATGAAAATAACAATACAAGTGATGGTTCAACCTTACACTTATGAAGATATTGACACTGCAATCAAAATTGCTGAGGCAGCTGTTGAAAAAGGACATGAAGTAACTTTATTCCTATTTGCAGATTCGGTAATTTGCGTGAATAAAAATATCAAACCACTTAAAATTGATAGAAATATTCCTGAAAAACTCAGAACTTTGATTAATTCAGGAAAATTGAAAGTTGATATCTGTGGCATTTGCATGGATTATAGAGGTATAAAAGAAGATATGATCATAGATGGTGCAAAACCAAGTGGATTGCCAGAATTAGCAGCACTCTTATCCACAACTGATAGGTTTATAAATCTGATGGCCTGA
- a CDS encoding DsrH/TusB family sulfur relay protein, with protein MALILVKYGVDHPVEKLKIENAKAGDKIVLIQNGVFWALKKYETKAKIFAIKDDFLSRGYKEEDSQVPLIDYPQFIELVESEPQFIG; from the coding sequence ATGGCATTAATACTTGTCAAGTACGGAGTTGATCACCCTGTTGAGAAACTTAAGATCGAAAATGCTAAAGCCGGAGATAAAATCGTACTTATCCAGAATGGTGTTTTTTGGGCTCTTAAAAAATACGAGACAAAAGCAAAGATATTTGCAATCAAAGATGATTTTCTTTCAAGAGGGTACAAAGAAGAAGATTCACAGGTTCCATTGATTGATTATCCACAATTTATTGAACTTGTTGAATCTGAGCCACAGTTTATAGGTTAA
- a CDS encoding sulfurtransferase TusA family protein, with amino-acid sequence MKRSDLVELFKVLANQKRLDILTLLLDSCLTVNEVAQKLGINISTAYRYLTQMYKQGILSVIKTPDGDRFDFSSKHMLRVIEEAINFISDKRGTPVFEPIYYNDTNLFKPKRVLDFRGETCPIPELTTRRELKELTNGETLLVIVDYPLSKERIISFCRKMGYKVIAVDDKLDSKIYIEKTG; translated from the coding sequence ATGAAAAGATCTGATCTGGTCGAACTTTTTAAAGTGCTGGCAAACCAGAAACGTCTTGATATACTAACTCTTCTTCTTGATAGCTGTTTAACTGTCAATGAAGTTGCTCAAAAACTTGGTATTAATATTTCAACAGCCTACAGATATCTAACCCAAATGTACAAACAAGGTATACTTTCTGTAATCAAAACACCAGATGGTGATCGTTTTGATTTCTCTTCTAAACATATGCTTAGAGTTATTGAGGAAGCTATTAATTTCATATCAGACAAGCGTGGAACACCTGTTTTTGAACCCATTTATTATAACGATACCAATCTTTTTAAACCGAAAAGGGTTCTTGATTTTAGGGGTGAAACCTGTCCCATACCAGAATTAACTACAAGGAGAGAGTTGAAAGAACTGACCAATGGTGAAACATTGCTGGTTATAGTAGATTATCCCCTCTCCAAGGAAAGGATTATAAGTTTTTGCAGAAAGATGGGTTATAAAGTTATCGCCGTGGATGACAAATTAGATTCGAAAATCTACATAGAAAAAACTGGATAA
- a CDS encoding sodium-translocating pyrophosphatase → MMLMFLIPLFGLIVVFFNFKGLLKKPEGTEYMREISLRIREGADAFINHEYKKVAIYAVVIAIILGILTAWYVSIAFLIGALMSSLAGYLGMKAATRANVRVAEAARQHKKIGPALKTAFQGGSIMGLSVGSLALLGFIVVMTIFRHQLEPEQLVIVRNYLGINFIPITMTLSGYALGCSIIAMFDRVGGGVYTKAADMAADLVGKTELRLPEDDPRNPATIADNVGDNVGDVAGLGADLLESYVGSILSVIVLASYIFVLTSTEHTELVIKLISYPIGFALIGLLSCIAGVMFVIFKKSSNKPHAELNFALFLSALLTIVGNFFYTKFSLSGENNLESFGFRYGPFSAYFSAIIGIAAGIIIGLLAEYYTSDDFSPTRKLSHKSMQGTGMVISGGLALGMMSTFLPCLMLFAAILAADHFAGLYGVAMAAVGMLSFVAMSVTVDSYGPIADNAGGISEMSGLEPEVRQITDRLDMVGNTTAAIGKGFAIGSAALAALSLFASYMFSQASPGEYVKSISELLNLNIINARTLGGAVLGAALPYLFSGILIEAVVKAASKMVDEIRRQVKERPGIIDGTEKPDYQRCISISADGALQQMALPAMIAIVTPVLSGFLLGVEFVGGLLVGTTLSGIMLALFTANAGGAWDNAKKYLEQGNIEGLNKGSQEHSALVVGDTVGDPLKDTVGPSLDILIKIMAVISLIFAPLFQKFSIF, encoded by the coding sequence ATGATGCTGATGTTTCTGATTCCCCTTTTTGGTCTGATTGTAGTCTTTTTCAATTTTAAAGGATTGCTCAAGAAACCTGAAGGAACAGAGTACATGCGAGAGATATCATTGCGAATAAGAGAGGGAGCAGACGCTTTTATCAATCATGAATACAAAAAAGTGGCCATTTACGCTGTGGTAATAGCGATAATCTTGGGAATATTAACTGCTTGGTATGTATCCATTGCATTTTTGATAGGTGCTCTTATGAGTTCTCTGGCTGGTTATTTAGGAATGAAAGCAGCAACGAGGGCAAATGTGCGTGTCGCAGAGGCAGCAAGGCAGCACAAAAAAATTGGTCCTGCTTTGAAGACGGCATTTCAGGGTGGCTCGATCATGGGCCTTTCTGTGGGAAGTCTTGCGTTGCTGGGCTTTATAGTTGTTATGACGATTTTCAGACATCAATTAGAGCCAGAGCAGCTGGTTATTGTTCGTAATTATCTTGGTATCAATTTCATCCCAATTACAATGACACTTTCAGGATATGCGTTAGGATGTTCAATAATAGCAATGTTTGATAGAGTGGGTGGAGGAGTCTACACGAAAGCTGCTGATATGGCAGCTGATCTGGTTGGAAAAACGGAACTGAGGCTTCCAGAAGATGATCCAAGGAATCCAGCAACAATTGCAGATAATGTTGGGGACAATGTTGGAGACGTGGCTGGCTTAGGAGCTGATTTGCTTGAAAGCTACGTTGGTTCGATTCTTTCTGTTATCGTACTAGCTTCTTATATCTTTGTTCTGACATCAACAGAGCATACTGAACTTGTGATCAAGCTCATTAGCTATCCTATAGGATTTGCGCTAATTGGATTGCTTTCTTGCATAGCCGGTGTAATGTTTGTCATATTTAAAAAGTCTTCCAATAAACCTCATGCAGAACTTAATTTTGCTCTGTTTCTTTCTGCTCTTTTGACAATAGTTGGGAACTTTTTCTATACAAAATTTTCTCTGTCGGGAGAAAATAATCTTGAATCCTTCGGGTTTCGTTACGGACCGTTTTCTGCGTATTTTTCGGCTATAATTGGGATTGCGGCGGGTATAATAATAGGATTACTTGCGGAATACTATACTTCAGATGATTTCTCACCAACGAGAAAACTAAGCCATAAATCCATGCAGGGAACAGGAATGGTTATAAGTGGTGGCCTTGCGCTGGGTATGATGAGTACTTTTTTACCATGTCTTATGCTTTTTGCAGCTATCCTGGCTGCAGATCATTTTGCTGGACTTTATGGAGTTGCAATGGCAGCGGTAGGAATGCTTTCATTTGTGGCTATGTCCGTAACAGTAGATTCTTATGGGCCTATAGCGGATAATGCAGGGGGAATAAGTGAAATGTCTGGGCTCGAGCCAGAAGTCAGGCAAATTACAGACAGGCTTGATATGGTAGGAAATACCACTGCTGCGATAGGTAAAGGTTTTGCAATAGGGTCAGCAGCACTTGCCGCCCTTTCTTTGTTTGCCTCGTACATGTTTTCACAGGCTTCACCTGGTGAATACGTCAAAAGTATCAGTGAGCTGTTGAATCTAAATATTATAAACGCACGAACTCTCGGTGGAGCAGTTCTCGGTGCAGCTTTGCCTTATCTTTTCAGCGGGATACTGATTGAAGCTGTCGTGAAAGCAGCTTCGAAGATGGTAGATGAAATAAGAAGGCAAGTTAAAGAAAGACCAGGAATAATTGATGGAACCGAAAAACCCGATTATCAAAGGTGTATTTCAATAAGTGCTGATGGTGCACTTCAACAGATGGCTCTTCCTGCGATGATAGCTATTGTTACACCTGTATTGAGCGGATTTCTGCTTGGAGTCGAATTTGTTGGGGGTTTGCTTGTAGGAACGACGCTCAGTGGTATAATGCTGGCGCTTTTCACTGCAAATGCAGGTGGTGCATGGGATAATGCCAAGAAGTATCTCGAACAAGGTAATATAGAGGGATTGAACAAAGGTTCCCAGGAGCATTCTGCTCTCGTTGTTGGGGACACAGTAGGAGATCCTTTGAAAGATACAGTTGGGCCGAGTCTCGATATACTTATCAAAATAATGGCTGTTATTTCTCTAATATTTGCCCCACTTTTCCAGAAATTCAGCATCTTTTGA
- a CDS encoding class I SAM-dependent methyltransferase: MIQNSWRYFFDEYAEKYDNEIFTKNTKAEIDFIEQELNIPAGSFILDVGCGTGRHSIELAKRGYSVKGIDISERMLSIARKKCEKESVSVDFIQANAVDFKVNKLYDACICL, translated from the coding sequence ATGATTCAAAATAGCTGGAGATATTTTTTCGATGAATACGCAGAAAAATACGATAATGAGATTTTTACAAAGAATACAAAAGCAGAAATAGATTTTATTGAACAGGAACTCAACATACCCGCAGGTTCTTTCATACTTGACGTTGGCTGCGGGACAGGAAGACATTCAATAGAGCTTGCAAAACGAGGTTATAGTGTAAAAGGTATCGATATATCTGAAAGAATGCTGAGTATTGCCAGAAAAAAATGTGAAAAAGAAAGTGTCTCTGTAGACTTTATCCAAGCAAATGCAGTAGATTTCAAAGTAAACAAATTATACGATGCGTGCATCTGCCTTTAA
- a CDS encoding ABC transporter ATP-binding protein, giving the protein MIKVKNLWKIYGEGEGAVQALKGINITIEHGEFLAILGPSGSGKTTLLNCLSGIDAPTRGEIFFNGVAFHSMSEEKKTQFRAKYMGFIFQFFNLVPVLTAIENVELPLKILGVKHTEARNRALEMLKKVGLSEKINRFPSQLSGGEQQRVAIARAIIHNPDIIWADEPTGNLDSETGLGIIELLERIRNEHGTTLVIVTHDERIAKRADRVLTIRDGKILSFSTF; this is encoded by the coding sequence ATGATAAAAGTAAAAAATCTGTGGAAAATCTATGGTGAAGGAGAAGGGGCTGTACAGGCTCTTAAAGGCATAAATATTACCATAGAGCACGGAGAGTTTCTTGCCATACTTGGACCATCTGGTTCTGGCAAAACCACGTTGCTTAATTGTCTTTCTGGAATTGATGCTCCGACACGCGGTGAGATTTTTTTCAATGGGGTGGCTTTTCATTCGATGAGTGAAGAGAAAAAAACGCAATTTCGAGCAAAATATATGGGTTTCATTTTCCAATTTTTCAACCTGGTACCTGTGCTTACTGCTATTGAGAATGTGGAATTGCCTCTTAAGATTCTCGGCGTGAAACATACTGAGGCAAGGAATAGAGCTCTTGAAATGCTGAAAAAAGTTGGTTTATCAGAAAAAATCAACAGGTTTCCATCTCAGCTTTCAGGTGGTGAACAGCAGAGGGTGGCCATAGCAAGAGCGATTATTCACAATCCAGATATAATATGGGCTGATGAACCAACCGGAAATCTCGATTCAGAAACCGGACTTGGCATAATAGAGCTGCTTGAAAGAATCAGGAATGAACATGGAACAACACTGGTAATCGTTACTCATGATGAACGAATAGCAAAGCGAGCAGATCGTGTGCTTACTATAAGAGACGGTAAGATTCTGAGTTTTTCTACGTTTTGA